In Triticum aestivum cultivar Chinese Spring chromosome 5B, IWGSC CS RefSeq v2.1, whole genome shotgun sequence, the following proteins share a genomic window:
- the LOC123113643 gene encoding type I inositol polyphosphate 5-phosphatase 4, with product MREESNKKTKVSWSKSLVRKWFNIKGKAQDFHADYDATTQGRDGGDERRTSCSQRDAGAAKKSRTDRSLKRNVDRARRSRNEFDVSRLTEAQDYRIFASTWNVGGKCPSRGLDLDDWLHSSPPADIYVLGFQEIVPLNAGNVLGTEDNVPAKKWVSLIRRTLNKNPGPSSHGGYRTPSPVPDPVVELDADFEGSLRRQDSSSFFHRRSFQNLSRSLRVSGNDMFSQPRLDRRFSVCGPVNIGGRPSDFDGNFQCIGSPGDEYMDEDISNGAYFSPFPYGYGTSTPMEEDDEQPNTSRYCLVASKQMVGIFLTVWVRSEIRNDIRNLKVSCVGRGLMGYLGNKGSISISMSLHHTTFCFVCCHLTSGEKEGDELRRNSDVMEILRKTRFPRVRGCGDVKSPETILEHDRILWLGDLNYRISLPYSSAKVLVETHNWRQLLERDQLRIERRCGHVFLGWKEGRIYFPPTYKYSFNSDRYSGYGVRPKEKRRTPAWCDRILWHGTGLIQLSYVRGESRFSDHRPVYSIFMAEVEILHQRRRNMGYFSSRVEVEELLPYAHSHGNIKFY from the exons ATGAGGGAAGAGAGCAACAAGAAGACCAAG GTCTCCTGGTCCAAATCCCTCGTCAGGAAGTGGTTCAACATCAAGGGCAAGGCGCAGGATTTCCACGCGGACTACGACGCCACCACCCAAG GACGGGATGGTGGTGATGAACGGAGGACCAGCTGCTCGCAGAGGGACGCAGGCGCTGCCAAGAAAAGCAGAACTG ACCGGTCGTTGAAGCGGAATGTCGATCGCGCTCGTAGATCAAGGAATGAGTTTGATGTGTCACGCCTGACTGAAGCTCAGGATTACAG AATCTTTGCCTCGACTTGGAATGTTGGTGGTAAATGCCCATCAAGGGGGTTGGATTTAGATGACTGGCTCCATTCTTCACCCCCTGCTGATATCTATGTGCTCGG ATTTCAAGAAATTGTTCCTTTGAATGCTGGTAATGTTCTTGGTACCGAAGACAATGTTCCAGCAAAGAAGTGGGTATCACTTATTAGGAGGACACTGAACAAAAACCCTGGGCCTAGCAGTCATGGTGGCTATCGCACGCCATCCCCTGTCCCTGATCCGGTTGTGGAACTAGATGCTGATTTTGAGGGATCATTGAGAAGACAGGATAGCTCATCGTTTTTCCACCGTCGATCATTCCAGAACCTTAGTCGGAGTTTAAGGGTTTCAGGAAACGATATGTTCTCACAACCAAGATTGGACCGTAGGTTTAGTGTGTGTGGCCCAGTTAACATTGGAGGCAGACCAAGTGATTTTGATGGAAATTTCCAGTGTATCGGATCACCAGGCGATGAATATATGGACGAGGATATAAGTAATGGAGCATATTTTTCACCATTCCCATATGGCTATGGTACTTCAACACCTATGGAAGAAGATGATGAGCAGCCAAATACTTCTAG GTATTGTTTGGTTGCCAGCAAACAGATGGTTGGCATATTTCTCACAGTTTGGGTACGCAGTGAAATAAGAAATGATATTAGAAACCTGAAAGTTTCCTGCGTAGGTAGAGGACTAATGGGTTATCTTGGAAACAAG GGTTCTATATCAATAAGCATGTCTTTGCATCATACAACCTTCTGTTTTGTCTGTTGTCATTTGACCTCTGGGGAAAAGGAGGGAGATGAATTGCGCAGAAATTCTGATGTCATGGAGATCTTAAGGAAGACAAGGTTTCCTCGTGTCCGCGGATGTGGCGATGTTAAGTCACCGGAGACAATTCTTGAGCACGA CCGTATCTTATGGCTTGGTGATTTGAATTACCGGATTTCTCTTCCATACTCGTCAGCAAAAGTTCTGGTTGAAACACATAACTGGAGGCAACTGTTGGAGAGAGATCAG CTTCGTATAGAGCGGAGATGCGGACATGTTTTCCTAGGATGGAAAGAAGGAAGGATTTATTTTCCTCCAACATATAAATACTCTTTCAACTCAGACCGGTATTCTGGTTATGGTGTGCGTCCCAAGGAAAAGAGGCGAACGCCAGCTTG GTGTGATCGTATTTTGTGGCATGGTACCGGCCTCATTCAGTTATCATATGTCCGAGGAGAATCACGCTTCTCCGACCACAGACCAGTGTACAGTATTTTTATGGCGGAGGTTGAAATTCTCCACCAGAGGAGAAGAAACATGGGCTATTTCAGTTCTAGAGTTGAGGTGGAAGAACTGTTGCCGTATGCTCACAGCCATGGAAACATAAAGTTCTACTAA